The genomic window CACAAGGGAGCGACCTGGGTGTCACCGGACACGCCGATCACCGAGATCGCTGCGATGATGAAGAAGGACGACATTGGCGCGATACCCGTGGGCGAGAACGATCGGCTCATCGGCATGATCACCGACCGGGATCTCGTGCTGCGGGCGCTGCCGAACGGGCGCGATCCCGGCAAGTTGAAGGCGCGCGACGTGATGACCAAGGGCATCGTCTACTGCAAGACGGATCAGAGCATCGAGGATGCGATCCATTTCATGGAGGACAAGAAGGTGCGGCGTTTGCCCGTGATCGACAAGGACAAGCGGCTCGTCGGCATGCTGTCCCTCAGCGATGTGTCTCACCACGCAAGCCGGGAGCTTTCGGGCGAGCTCGTGAAGGCTGTTGCCTCGCCGCACATGCACTGAGCTTCGGTCGCAGCTTCATGCGACGGACCGGGGCCGTCGTCCCGCCCCGGCCTGGTGCCCATGCGGATTATCGCAGCGATCGTTGTTGATCGCCGTCGATTTTGCTCAAGACCGCAGCCCTTCAAAGTTGTATGATGATCATGGCTTGGGTGGCAGATCAGACGTCGTTCTGACGGATGAGGGCGTTATGAGCAGCCACAACCCTTTCACCAATGTCACAGCTCTTCATCGTTGCACAAAGGTGAAATGCGGCTTTTGCTCCGGGCTGTCACCGGAGGCCAGGCATGAACTGTCGAAGCTGGCGCGGATCAGATCATACCGTGCGGGCCAGACCATCGTCGCCCAGGCCGAAGAGGTGCACATCATCGGGACAGTTCTCGAAGGCGTCGTCCGGGCGAACAAGACGCTGCGCGACGGTCGACACCAGATCGTCGGCCTGCTGTTGCCGTCGGATGTCTTTGGACGGCTCGACGGCGCAACATCGCGTGTCAGCCTCGAGGCTGCGAGCGATGCCAATGTATGCTCCTTCAAGAGGCAGCCTTTCGAAAGCCTCATGGACCGATTTCCAGAAATCGAGCGCCGAATGCTCCTCGCTGTCTCCGACCAGCTCGATGCTGCCCAAGATTGGATGCTGCTGCTCGCGACGCAGAGCGTCCTCGAACGCGTCGCAACGTTTCTGCTGATGTTCTGTGCGAGGGACGCGGGCGACCGGGGCGCACTCGACATCCCCGTCAGCCGCCGGGACATGGCCGCCTATCTGGGAACGACGGTCGAGTCGGTCAGCCGTGCCATGCAGGCCATGAAAAGAGCCGGCATACTCGAGGGCAGTCACTCCAGGCACATCGAGGTCACGGATTTTCGCCGCCTCGCTAGCTTGTCGCAACATGAACCTGAGCAGCTCGGGATCGCGTCAAGACTGCCGAATATCGGGCAGAACCTTCACACTAGCCGATAGCCCCTGCGACGCCCCGCCGGCATTGTTTCCTTGGGATCGTTCGAGTCATGAGCGAAATGAAGATGAAGACAGCTGATGGG from Georhizobium profundi includes these protein-coding regions:
- a CDS encoding CBS domain-containing protein, translating into MNIEKAMHKGATWVSPDTPITEIAAMMKKDDIGAIPVGENDRLIGMITDRDLVLRALPNGRDPGKLKARDVMTKGIVYCKTDQSIEDAIHFMEDKKVRRLPVIDKDKRLVGMLSLSDVSHHASRELSGELVKAVASPHMH
- a CDS encoding Crp/Fnr family transcriptional regulator, which encodes MIAVDFAQDRSPSKLYDDHGLGGRSDVVLTDEGVMSSHNPFTNVTALHRCTKVKCGFCSGLSPEARHELSKLARIRSYRAGQTIVAQAEEVHIIGTVLEGVVRANKTLRDGRHQIVGLLLPSDVFGRLDGATSRVSLEAASDANVCSFKRQPFESLMDRFPEIERRMLLAVSDQLDAAQDWMLLLATQSVLERVATFLLMFCARDAGDRGALDIPVSRRDMAAYLGTTVESVSRAMQAMKRAGILEGSHSRHIEVTDFRRLASLSQHEPEQLGIASRLPNIGQNLHTSR